Sequence from the Macaca thibetana thibetana isolate TM-01 chromosome 20, ASM2454274v1, whole genome shotgun sequence genome:
ACAGAACCAACTTACACACTTATgcaattttcaaaaaatcagttgAGAAAAAATGCATTTACAGTGTCTTTTATAATGGCATAATTATCTTTACATGCGCTTTCTATCCACGTATATgattattttgttacattttttctttttcttttgtaagacagaatctcactctgttgcctaggctgaagtgcagtggtgtgaccttggctcactgcaacctcttcttccTGGGTTCAGCCATttgtgtgcctcagcctccgagtagctgggaccacagatgcgtgccaccatgcttggctcattttttgaatttttttacagACCAGGTTTtgacatgttgaccaggctggtctggaactcctgatctcatgtgatccacctgcctcagcctcccaaagtgctgggattacaggtgtgagctaccatacccagctaagccACCCCGCCCAGCATTTGTTGGTTTTTCAATCCATACTTTGTAGAGCCAGGCTTCTCCAGGCCACCATAAAATATATGGTCATGAGTTCAGGAACTATAAGACATGTGGATACTGCTTCTCTACAAGAAGGGACCAACAGCTTGTGGAGCCTtcctgaagactttttttttttttttttgagacacaatctcagtcagtcactcaggccagagtgtagtggaacgatcacagctcactgcagcctccacctcccaggctcaagtgatacttccatctcagcctcccagttaaatgggactgcaggcacatgccatcgtgcctggcttaaatttttttttttttttttttttttttaaagaaattagggTCTTCtgatgtttcccaggctagtcttgaactcctgggctcaagcgatcctcctgaaccagcctcctgagtagctggtaccacaggagCTCACtatcacacacagctaattttttttaaaaagtggttttttttttggctgggcgcggtggctcaagccggtaatcccagcactttgggaggccgagacgggcggatcacgaggtcaggagatggagaccatccttgctaaccccgtgaaaccccgtctctactaaaaaatacaaaaaaaaacctagccgggcgaggtggcgggcgcctgtagtcccagctgctcgggaggctgaggcaggagaatgacgtgaacccgggaggcggagcttgcagtgagcgagatccggccactgcactccagcctgggcgacagagcgagactccgtctcaaaaaaaaaaaaagtggtttttttttttttttttttagagttggggtctcaccacgttgcccaggctcttgtcatgaactcttaggctcaaatAACCTCACCtcgactggctttttttttttttttttttttttttttgatttttatttatttacttatttttattttttatgtcaagGCTTCTGGAGATGACTTTGCTTTGGCCTGCTGTGTGGGTGACTGTGGGCTTGATCTATGGCTATGGTTCTGACACTTAGCAATACTTTGCAAAGCTGCATCGTTGGGTCCCTGTGGCAGGCCCTTGTAGACCCCTCAACCTAAAACTGCTGCATTTGAGTCCTGGGTTGCTCTGAAGCCCCTTCCTGCATATCTTGCCCCAGAGGCAGCAGGGGTGAGTTGGCAGCTATTTGGGGAGGCACGTGCTGCAGTTGAGAGCACAACGGCTTTCCATTATTCTGAGGCAGTTGACTCTGCAGCTGTGACTGAGCCGAGGGCCACTGCTTCCCTAGATCCCAAGGACCCGAGTCCATCGGCAGCCGTTCCTGCACCATCATCCCCTCTAAGTAATTCTGAGGCTGTTGGTGCTGCTGCGGGTGATACTGCCAATCATTCTGCTGCTGTTCTTGCAGCAGTGAGAGACAAAATGAGCAACGACAACCGTCTGTCTTCTGCtcttcctgaggcttctccaCCCCATATGCACCTTGAGCATAATCCAAAAGGAAGAGACTTGCATGCTGGCTTTCCCTGGTTTCAGTCCTTTCTCCATGAAAATATGGCACAGAAGATGGAGGAGGATGAAGGCATACTGCAGAGTTGTAGCTGAGAAAATGATAGTCAGTAGAATGCCCACTTCCTGTGTCACCTCCATACTCCACAGCGTGGTTGCTTTTCAGTGCCTGTGACCAGATGGTAGCTCTGGGAGGCCACCTGCTGACTGGGAATCCCCGGTTTCTCCAGATAAGAGCACTGGGGGCCCACCTGTTGACTGAGAATCTCTTGGTTCTCCAAAGAGAAGCAATTGTAGCCCATCTGTTGACTGGGAATCCTCTGTTTCTCCAGAGGGGAGCAACCAGCTGTACTCATCAGAGCACTCTTGGCACAGGAAAAACTCTGCTCTGTGGCATAGTTGGAAGCTGCAGCCTGGGTTTCCTGGAGGCTTAAACATGGATGGGCTTGGACTGGGAAATCGTGTTTTTTCCATATAACAAATAATCTGTGTCTTTCTGCAGGTGGAAGTCTGGCTCTATTATTTTGGAACCAGGTCTAAAGGgaaaagataattttgtattatcAAATCTGCTTACCTGATTATATTCCTCTACCCATTCCTTAATGTAggaggctttttctttttaagcctcTTAAAAGCAGAGTCCCTGACTTGCCTTCGGACATTAAGgcatataaaaaataagacaatctGTCCTAGAACTGCACATATTATACCAGAGGTCATGCATCATGCATTTCTAGAACCATAACCTCCTTCACTGGAGACAGTGACACCATGGTTTACATGTAAACCTAGGCTGTCCAGAATCTATCTCCAAACTACTTGTGACCTATTTGCAATCTTCTCCTGCTTGCTCACTGAGACCCACTCTGTGCTACAGAAGAGGCTCCCAGCTGTCCCACCTAGATGTGGATTGTTCCTACAACCCTGCTACTTTACTCATGCTCTTCCACCAGGAAgaattaataatgtattttctgaTACCATTTCTGTTGCATATATGCACATTCTTACATACATTGGGTTCAAGAGTCACAGGTAGAGTGCAattgtttcaattatttattgaCCATATATTTGTTGTATGACCCTCTGAGGAGAAGAAACCATTTTTCTTCTGCTCTCATACCACAACAATCACAGAAAGACTACTGTGAGCAAATGTGTTTCCCCGCACACAAGGCAAGCAATcagttgtgcagtgcacaacaGCTGGGCATCCTCCAATTCAATTCCAGCACTGCCTACCTGGAAATACTGTCAGATCCCCCAGGTGGAGGGCTCAGTCCTGCAAGACTGCCCCTCTTTCAGATGCCAGTTGCAAGTCTGGGCTTTTACAACTTTTGGCTGACTGGCTTCGGGTTGGGGCTCCTGTGACCTCCTTTTTGGGTTTGATTAACTTGccagagcagctcacagaactcaaggaatCACATATGTTTACCAGTTTGTTACAAAGGATATGGATTCATAGGGTGAGATATGGGGAAAGGGATGCAGAGCTTTCATGCCCTCCCTGGACAAGCCACTCTCCAGGAACTTCCAcatgttcagctatctggaagctccccaaacccactcttttttttttttaatggaggctTCATTGCATAGGCATAATTGATTGAACCATTGACTGCTGGTGATCAACTTAACCATCAGCGCCTTCCCCTCCCCAGAAGTTggagggtggggctgaaagtcccaaccctctaaaCCTGCTTGGATCTTTCCAGCTCTCATCCTGAAGCTACTAGGGTCTACCAACCATCAGTCAACTCATTAGTGTACAAAAagacatcactttggagattctaAGTATTTTGAGAATTGCATGCCAGGAAACAGCAGAAAACcaattatatatttagaataactgtagttatttcattcaatttgtctaatctttgtttttctctcccctAAAAAGAGGATAATAATATTCAAATACCCAGATTATTCAGGCTTTGAGGGAGGCAGAGATGAGAAAATGCTTTTTGTACCCAAGCTGTGGTGCATCCCAAGAAGCTATGGTTTGAATaagggagaaattttttttttcttttttgagacgcagtctcgctctgttgcccagactggagtgcagtggtgcaatcttggctcactgtaagcgctgcctcccgggttcatgccattctcctgcctcagcctcctgagtagctgggactacaggctcctgccaccacgcccggctaattttttgtatttttagtagagatggggtttcaccgtgttagccaggatggtctcaatctcctgacctcataatctgcccgcctcagcctcccaaagtgctgggattacaggcatgagccaccgcgcccggctggagaTAATTCTTATGGTTCAGGCAACAGGGTAAGTTACTTGCATAATCTAATAGGAacctcttatttttatatttctatgtcCTGTGCTACTAAGCTCAGAATTGCTTTAGGCTATGAGGAGCACTAAAGCTACAAGGATATTTGATCCATACACAGGataattgtttaaaacaaaaccatgaCTAGGCACAATGAACCAGGCACCTACAACACAgaaaattacacatattttagaaaaagcTGAGGTGCAGGAGTGCTGTGGTTTAaatgtccccaccaaaactcatgttgaaattgtaaaccaaaaatacaattctaaagccccccaaccatctgaatggacccctcctctcagccaagggctTTCCAAAGTTaactgaaaaactagttcagaccATGATGGCAAATGGGAGCCAGGCAGGTCTCATTATACCTTCCATTCTTTAGGGATTACTGATAAAACACACTCTTCAAGTATGATAAGAAACATAGACTCTtcaagtctgataagaaacagtctattctctctgaagtctgccaCCTGGTGGCTTCATCAGCATGACAacactttggtctccacaattcCTTATggtaacccagacattcctttctagtgataataactctttcaactgACTACCaataagaaaatctttgaatctgcctatgacttggaagcccctgcttccagttgtcctgccttttcAGACCCAACCAACATATATCTTAAATGTATCAACTGACGACTTACGTCTCCCTAAAATctataaaaccaagttgtggcctgaccaccttgggctcgtgtcatcaggacctcctgaagcTGTGTCACAGGCACATTCTTAACCTTGACGAAACTTTCTACATTGATTAAGATCTGTCTCAGacacttttgttttataaaacctAATcttcggccaggtgcggtggctcacgtctgtaatcccagcacttttggaggctgaggtgggcagatcatttgaggtcaggagttcgagaccagcctgaccaacatggagaaaccccatctctactatttgtaaaacaaaattagccaggcatagtggcacatgcctgcaatcccagctactcagcaggctgaggcaggagaatcgcttgaatggggtaggcagaggttgtggtgagccgagatggcgccattgcattccagcctgggcaacaagagtgaaactccatctcaaaacaaaaacaaaaacaaacaaacaaaacgtcAGTCCTCAACGTGGCAGCACTGAGAGGTGAGGccttaagaggtgattggatcaaaAGGACTttgctctcatgaatggattaacacATTCATGGTTTAATAGATTAATGGCTTATCATGGGAGTGGTACTGGTGGCTTTACAAGGGTAAGTAAGACCCCTGAGCTAGTACCCTCAGCCACCTTGCCATGTGATACCGTGTACCACCTTGTGATCCCCACCAGCAAGAAAGCTCTCACCAGATGcggccccttgaccttggacttctcagcctccataactataagaaagaaatgtttgccgggcgcggtggctcaagcctgtaatcccagcactttgggaggccgagacgggcggatcacgagttcaggagatcgagaccatcctggctaacacggtgaaaccccgtctctactaaaatacaaaaaaaattagccgggcgaggtggcgggcgcctgtactctcagctactcgggaggctgaggcaggagaatggcgtaaacccgggaggcggggcttgcagtgagctgagatccggccactgcactccagcctgggcaacagagctagactccgtctcaaaaaaaaaaaaaaaaaaaagaaatgttttctttatattcattCAATTTCAGATACTCTGttctaagcaacagaaaatggactaggAGAGTCACGAATTTGTCAGAGTTTATAGAGCCAGTGGGAGGCAGTGCTCATGAGAGTCTAACCAAAAAAAGCAAGTGTCTACTTTCATATATCACAGTGCCTTCTATGCTCCTGCCCTAGTCATGATTCCCTCCTGATTACAATAGGGGCACTTTCTATAAACACAGGCAGCTCAAAGCAATGCAATGCAATTTAAATTGCCACTTTCCATGAACTCCCTTTCATAAGCCTGTCCTTTGATGGGCATTGAAAATGATTAATAAGCAATACCAAAAATTGAGAAACTCAATGGTCAGAaattcagaaatgtaaaaaaaaaaaaaaaggtaatactATAAGAATGTGTATTTATAGAAAGGACTGTGCCACTGCCAGAGCTTCAGCTGCCTGGCATTTAAAGTTTTAACTCAGTTGAAGAATTGAGAGATCATGGCGGACaagaggcaggactagattgcagctcccacacagacagacagagcagtgtgtggagactcacatggtgaacttttgctccagaactactgcaggaataaaccaggaaagctgagagaaccCACAGACCCTCTCAAGGAAGTAGATTGCTCCTGAAGGGcccgggagacaccccaaatactgtgatgCTCTCTTCAAAATGggacctcctggcaggaggccaacaagcacaaaaatagtgcattaaacAAGCAAAACTAAGGACCCTCACAGGGTCCATTTCACCCCCAgtcacctccaccagagcaggtgctggtatccacagctaaGACACCTGCAGATGATTCACATCACGGGACTCTGTGTAGACAACCTCCCAGCACCAGCCCGGAGCCCAGCAGACCTACTGGGTAGCTAGATCCAGAAGACAGATAACAACAACTACAGCTCGGCTCACAGGAAGCCATATccctgggaaaagaaaaagagtactacatcaagggaacaccctgtgggacaaaagaatctgaacagcagcctcGAGTCCTAGCGCTTCCCTCTGAGatagcctacccaaatgagaaggaaccggaaaagtaattctggtaatattaAGGGAGGAGatcacccctcatattgtcttatgcccaatttctgctccaaagaaaaaagaagtaaaaactaaaaggcagaaatgaaatccacaagcagacagcctggtgccgcaccctgggcctggtagttaaagattgaccccgacctaatcggttatgttatctatagattacagacattgtatagaa
This genomic interval carries:
- the LOC126945090 gene encoding LOW QUALITY PROTEIN: cytoplasmic polyadenylated homeobox-like protein 2 (The sequence of the model RefSeq protein was modified relative to this genomic sequence to represent the inferred CDS: inserted 2 bases in 1 codon; deleted 1 base in 1 codon), whose translation is MANFKGYSSQAIRNTLGAGSSAARERQKLTSSENWVGSSLGKLLRLPALGSQAMSNAFRTWFQNNRARLPPAERHRLFVIWKKHDFPVQAHPCLSLQETQAAASNYATEQSFSCAKSALMSTAGCSPLEKQRIPSQQMGYNCFSLENQEILSQQVGPQCSYLEKPGIPSQQVASQSYHLVTGTEKQPXAVEYGGDTGSGHSTDYHFLSYNSAVCLHPPPSSVPYFHGERTETRESQHASLFLLDYAQGAYGVEKPQEEQKTDGCRCSFCLSLLQEQQQNDWQYHPQQHQQPQNYLEGMMVQERLPMDSGPWDLGKQWPSAQSQLQSQLPQNNGKPLCSQLQHVPPQIAANSPLLPLGQDMQEGASSNPGLKCSSFRLRGLQGPATGTQRCSFAKYC